The following are from one region of the Chloroflexia bacterium SDU3-3 genome:
- a CDS encoding glycosyltransferase family 2 protein, which translates to MALALSRESTFDQLAQSWGRATHGDPEAQQRWQVAEGGGWEWRGDRLTARGAEWSALAWRSCGPQTMAALGSFAIEATASGHAQLAGLSLGPYKDFLTPLDGGSHRLRLEVEQGSGCWRFLVDGELQLRGWWDAKIAGVADLLDGELCLKAYNAAEAEFSQVRVEQLPATACEISVILTCNRFLQRLRVTLRNWCAQHMPMGSYEVLVAAPPSDDGCYQHLGAVARSHPHVALREVPIDEAMAMNKGAMLNRAVASSRGRWVLFTDADCLFEPSALATLHAHLRSARPALHYGERYHLSEAQTDALLAGRADGLHDFPQLFRHAHRSWVDRAPWGYLQVVPRRLLERVPYPQHINHFAHADSLFIEQCEKHGLRPAQVPGLRCLHLVHPFAWYGTDTFL; encoded by the coding sequence ATGGCCCTTGCCCTGAGCAGAGAAAGCACATTCGACCAGCTGGCCCAGTCCTGGGGGCGCGCCACCCACGGCGACCCCGAGGCCCAGCAGCGCTGGCAGGTGGCCGAGGGCGGCGGGTGGGAGTGGCGCGGCGACCGCCTCACCGCGCGCGGTGCCGAGTGGAGCGCGCTGGCCTGGCGCAGCTGCGGCCCCCAGACTATGGCCGCGCTTGGCAGCTTCGCCATCGAGGCCACGGCCTCGGGCCACGCTCAGCTAGCCGGGCTAAGCCTCGGCCCCTACAAAGATTTCCTCACCCCGCTGGATGGTGGCTCGCACCGCCTGCGGCTTGAGGTGGAGCAGGGCAGCGGCTGCTGGCGGTTTCTGGTGGATGGCGAGCTGCAGCTGCGCGGCTGGTGGGATGCGAAGATCGCTGGTGTGGCCGACCTGCTAGATGGCGAGCTGTGCCTCAAGGCCTACAACGCTGCCGAGGCCGAATTCTCGCAGGTGCGGGTCGAGCAGCTGCCCGCCACGGCCTGCGAGATCTCGGTCATCCTCACGTGCAACCGCTTCCTGCAGCGCCTGCGGGTGACGCTGCGCAACTGGTGCGCCCAGCACATGCCCATGGGCAGCTACGAGGTGCTGGTGGCCGCCCCGCCTAGCGACGACGGCTGCTACCAGCACCTGGGCGCGGTGGCCCGCAGCCACCCCCACGTGGCCCTGCGCGAGGTGCCTATCGATGAGGCGATGGCCATGAACAAAGGGGCCATGCTCAACCGCGCCGTCGCCAGCAGCCGGGGGCGCTGGGTGCTGTTCACCGACGCCGACTGCCTATTTGAGCCGAGCGCCCTGGCCACCCTGCACGCCCACCTGCGCTCCGCCCGGCCAGCGCTGCACTACGGCGAGCGCTACCACCTGAGCGAGGCCCAGACCGACGCGCTGCTCGCCGGGCGGGCCGATGGCCTGCACGACTTCCCGCAGCTCTTTCGCCACGCGCACCGCAGCTGGGTCGACCGCGCGCCGTGGGGCTACCTGCAGGTGGTGCCGCGCCGCCTGCTTGAGCGCGTGCCCTACCCGCAGCATATCAACCACTTCGCCCACGCCGACAGCCTGTTTATCGAGCAGTGCGAGAAGCATGGCCTGCGACCCGCCCAGGTGCCTGGGCTGCGCTGCCTGCACCTCGTCCACCCGTTCGCGTGGTATGGCACCGATACCTTTCTGTAG
- a CDS encoding DUF4157 domain-containing protein: MEKASAPARTAAPAKPTQSPAAAPHSQAHAVPAKAGEPHIEASRPPWASRVDVGSASAAPPDGSQRDQPPEEDLATRIQQARGGGRSLDMALRSHLEAALGSPLGQVRIHTDSEADRLAQQLEARAFTSGHDIFLRHGAWSPGTVAGRQLIAHEAAHTIQQARGPVAGVPGPGGVAVSSPGDAFEQAARAALQLAPAACAPAAAPASQQVSVQRDTGQGSSAVHPTEIIAADFESAATQASALLLPNSRANTAITITDGTAIRVYNGNGSPITQRMPFRAPRSIPAGTYVYGLGDVQHERYLLHRVYHHNDGRPFIDPAVASIQGAEGQASQHLFLNEQLSSADAQTFASALGERGMVVVPGHPIADSGAQGSGQEGPPRRSRPRHASADGQFSGGSRTANLPPFPAEIIGPAMQPAGGLGSYRMQLAFNTFDPTPIGGVAEAMRSVDYRWELIRIPEEIIRRTDQRISQQMSIDQNQSIQPPSPAEPLQTDATRTLEELQQDARRGALSPRRVDRSEGSDYRHAEISRSHREDMRTVERNHAVWRVLLQNEITISTGWQHLLAYASDLGAMIGDDSSERDIPWPRREGWYVVRCVAQPEASGEYRRAASVQVKLVEVRSQQRLAQEELDRPDADIKQRDAQIHQLEDRLSHMSADDPLRPALVEQLAQMGRYRARAVLRTSGDLASMLDAELADARMVLSLLNDLKRENLSAEAITNIKRQLADLGMTSRNIDAIIASGNHVDFILRHELRDTASRIDRLDEQIELLRDRGGDMVAGQIIRPRAVFTSRVTGQTFPLLLQIGPSNTPAENGAAFAYMVSDVTTPDGQVGHGTGSSAAAAATAAVANFAQQNEYGRGLLVVVMPSGASLQLSRTNFSNRPGDENIARSRIGDVVAALAAIGLLATGAGLAIGATLTTAGTVLGAASGILGAVQGGDNLLRRWREHRLRFDATCINDLLAVLGGVAMGVSMIGNRIRIVTSARFFTMVDMGVGAERILQAEQTMTRAISFVDAMQRVENLIGDVGFVWGNLVTLDQIMAINAAEARGELTHAAAAGQRASIIAGAIPGAIQFAVGMHQRINAPDSVGPHIDPRRQRPDTGQPHGEPGHPAPQDSQPHGEPGHPAPAHDSAAEPPPQQAAPQSESAQPADQRTASGASPSRPPAAPADTADPARAARLADHQRFVEAGRARLRESRPTARSSQPELPSGHEQRNLTPDNAYQAYEQAVARAGDREVGLWFNPNTGEYAVTVGSEHAVRSPDGEGWQGTLHIHRNPENILTLRNPAPADVWNTVMAALRNGRPTTEFVEAQLPDGSRRTTAVTVDPSTRAVTLEYHTPEGEVRRQTFDSIDAYVAEYTSRDRAIDPESSAYRWMIHDLDDYYNARRRDAGVRTAAGTLPPEPGHAQPHSDTPAAAPPSAAQHPAGAATGPEAPAAQHALADLLYQLQQPARPHPPAGLSPVHAAAREIIRSVGDWRSGIGRMLAGIEHSGERARAASALVEARQRIIDYVYERVLRAYPDVYMTNAGTIALTSDIDITIKPIEQRADFQGTPRDPAAQLRSAAEAAQFFADQLRATVGGEIDHVIDTNIYGYAGEGNMGAAASTPQGRATLADASSVAGFAAQLRGQGPEAWARFLSELNARFASDTTPEGQAAAARLRGLVESARSFAAAREGEYSRTREATQATHPDATSAVIDRMTREALIRQHSAELASEFARTPPDLARIAELQAQIRWFQTDAYVSSGAIDQAVTHQQGRRAAGSSAAAANAGDAASQRSRQDLEQRLTAARQALADLNAQSPPAPEAERQRARDHLENLERQLFDEVRADFALLDQVDQRHAPQPTDRLASSAAAASENLGMMQHHLAASGTTLGARVKIACKYGGRILLAEHLAGLGTSSPEIQALIGLFTSSRWSAFEGSAMPDLLISRMLIHYAMTNGMAHQVIRDTAGRATGVRDTVREAFIAGVQTWAPQAVIRLHLIESTAPRPAAPQAPQQPAPAQAAPAPQPAPQPAPAPQAAPAQAAPAPQRPPRTNASMVQSGTARYVDPLGQITAAGAAFLRSHFERATQTGSRSTATMSDAELSHELAQNWRWLEALNLAELAHQWQALGGPVTDLRSRASGTAFAFARASISMRSLLRYINRAIAAHTSLPPGNGNVLNTDTGTYLRQLIASNDPLITPIINEIKSRFPNDWRQFERGGRMAMFGDTTGAIGNKQPDIVEIDLAARRIAITDITQAYNDPRHHLKTALYMRVFESMFSGFTVVGSDYRRPGQSRDF, translated from the coding sequence ATGGAAAAAGCCAGCGCACCTGCCCGTACAGCCGCACCAGCAAAGCCGACCCAGTCGCCCGCTGCCGCACCGCACAGCCAGGCGCATGCTGTACCTGCCAAGGCGGGCGAGCCGCATATCGAAGCCAGCAGGCCGCCGTGGGCCAGCCGTGTGGATGTTGGCAGCGCCAGCGCCGCCCCGCCCGATGGCAGCCAGCGCGATCAGCCGCCCGAGGAAGACCTGGCCACGCGCATCCAGCAGGCCCGTGGCGGCGGGCGCTCGCTCGACATGGCCCTGCGCAGCCACCTTGAGGCGGCCCTGGGCAGCCCGCTGGGCCAAGTGCGCATCCACACCGATAGCGAGGCCGACAGGCTGGCCCAGCAGCTTGAGGCGCGAGCATTCACCAGCGGCCACGATATCTTCTTGCGACATGGGGCGTGGTCGCCCGGCACGGTCGCGGGCCGCCAGCTGATCGCCCACGAAGCCGCCCATACCATCCAGCAGGCGCGCGGCCCGGTCGCAGGCGTGCCGGGGCCTGGCGGCGTGGCGGTCAGCAGCCCCGGCGACGCGTTCGAGCAGGCGGCCCGCGCGGCGCTGCAGCTTGCGCCAGCGGCCTGCGCGCCTGCCGCCGCGCCAGCCAGCCAGCAGGTCAGCGTGCAGCGCGACACCGGGCAGGGCAGCTCCGCCGTCCACCCGACCGAGATCATCGCCGCAGATTTCGAAAGCGCCGCCACACAGGCATCAGCGCTGCTCCTGCCCAATAGCCGGGCCAACACCGCCATCACGATCACCGACGGCACCGCGATCCGCGTCTATAACGGCAATGGCAGCCCGATCACGCAGCGCATGCCATTTCGTGCGCCGCGCTCGATACCCGCCGGAACCTATGTCTACGGCCTCGGCGATGTGCAGCACGAGCGCTATCTGCTGCACCGCGTCTACCATCATAACGATGGGCGGCCATTCATTGACCCCGCAGTCGCATCCATCCAGGGGGCCGAGGGGCAGGCCAGCCAGCACCTATTCCTGAACGAGCAGCTGAGCAGCGCTGACGCACAGACCTTTGCGAGCGCGCTGGGCGAGCGTGGCATGGTGGTGGTGCCCGGCCATCCGATCGCCGACTCGGGAGCGCAGGGCAGTGGGCAGGAGGGGCCGCCCCGGCGCTCGCGGCCTCGGCACGCCAGCGCCGATGGCCAGTTCAGCGGCGGCAGCCGCACGGCCAACCTGCCGCCCTTCCCAGCCGAGATTATCGGCCCAGCCATGCAGCCAGCGGGGGGGCTGGGCAGCTACCGCATGCAGCTCGCCTTCAACACCTTCGACCCAACGCCGATCGGCGGCGTCGCCGAGGCGATGCGCTCTGTCGACTACCGCTGGGAGCTGATCAGAATCCCCGAGGAGATCATCAGGCGCACTGATCAGCGGATCTCGCAGCAGATGTCGATCGACCAGAACCAGAGCATCCAGCCTCCCTCGCCCGCCGAGCCGCTGCAGACCGACGCAACCCGCACGCTCGAAGAGCTGCAGCAGGATGCCCGGCGTGGCGCGCTCTCGCCGCGCCGGGTCGACCGCTCCGAGGGCAGCGACTACCGCCATGCCGAGATCAGCCGGTCGCACCGCGAGGACATGCGCACGGTCGAGCGCAATCACGCGGTGTGGCGGGTGCTGCTCCAGAATGAGATCACCATCTCAACTGGTTGGCAGCACCTCTTGGCCTACGCCTCGGATCTGGGCGCGATGATCGGCGACGATAGCTCCGAGCGCGACATCCCCTGGCCGCGCCGCGAGGGCTGGTATGTGGTGCGCTGCGTGGCCCAGCCCGAGGCTAGCGGCGAGTACCGCCGCGCGGCCAGCGTGCAGGTCAAGCTGGTCGAGGTGCGCTCGCAGCAGCGGCTGGCCCAGGAGGAGCTGGATCGTCCTGATGCAGACATCAAACAGCGCGATGCCCAGATCCACCAGCTGGAGGACCGGCTGAGCCATATGAGCGCCGACGACCCGCTGCGGCCTGCGCTGGTAGAGCAGCTGGCCCAGATGGGTCGCTATCGCGCCCGAGCCGTGCTGCGCACCAGCGGCGATCTTGCCTCTATGCTCGATGCCGAGCTGGCGGATGCGCGGATGGTGCTTTCGCTGCTCAATGACCTCAAGCGCGAAAACCTGAGCGCTGAAGCCATCACCAACATCAAGCGCCAGCTTGCCGACCTCGGCATGACCAGCAGGAACATCGACGCGATCATCGCGAGCGGGAACCATGTCGACTTCATCCTACGCCACGAGCTACGGGATACGGCCAGCCGGATCGATCGCCTAGACGAGCAGATTGAGCTGCTGAGAGACCGTGGCGGCGATATGGTGGCAGGCCAGATCATCCGGCCCCGCGCGGTCTTCACCAGCCGCGTGACCGGCCAGACCTTCCCGCTGCTGCTACAGATCGGCCCATCGAACACCCCAGCCGAAAATGGGGCCGCCTTCGCGTACATGGTCTCGGATGTGACCACGCCGGATGGCCAGGTGGGCCATGGCACCGGGTCCAGCGCGGCAGCTGCGGCCACGGCGGCGGTCGCCAACTTCGCGCAGCAGAACGAGTATGGGCGCGGCCTGCTTGTGGTGGTGATGCCAAGCGGGGCCTCGCTTCAGCTCAGCCGCACCAACTTTAGCAACCGGCCCGGCGACGAGAACATCGCCCGCAGCCGCATCGGCGATGTGGTGGCGGCCCTGGCCGCTATCGGGCTGCTGGCCACCGGGGCGGGGCTGGCGATTGGCGCAACGCTCACCACCGCTGGCACGGTCCTGGGCGCGGCATCGGGAATCCTGGGCGCGGTGCAGGGCGGCGACAACCTGCTGCGCCGCTGGCGCGAGCATCGGCTGCGCTTCGATGCGACATGCATCAACGATCTGCTGGCGGTGCTGGGCGGGGTAGCCATGGGCGTGAGCATGATCGGGAATCGCATCCGGATCGTCACCAGCGCGCGGTTCTTCACTATGGTCGATATGGGCGTGGGGGCCGAGCGCATACTGCAGGCCGAGCAGACCATGACCCGCGCGATAAGCTTTGTGGATGCGATGCAGCGTGTGGAAAACCTGATCGGCGACGTGGGCTTTGTCTGGGGCAACCTGGTGACGCTCGACCAGATCATGGCGATCAACGCCGCCGAGGCACGGGGCGAGCTAACCCACGCCGCCGCCGCAGGCCAGCGCGCGAGCATCATCGCCGGGGCCATCCCAGGGGCTATCCAGTTCGCCGTGGGCATGCACCAGCGGATCAACGCACCAGATTCGGTCGGCCCGCATATCGACCCGCGCCGCCAGCGCCCCGACACAGGCCAGCCCCATGGCGAGCCAGGCCACCCCGCCCCGCAGGATAGCCAGCCCCATGGCGAGCCAGGCCACCCCGCCCCCGCCCACGACAGCGCCGCAGAGCCGCCCCCCCAGCAGGCCGCGCCGCAGAGTGAGAGCGCCCAGCCCGCCGACCAGCGGACGGCATCCGGGGCCAGCCCCAGCCGACCGCCAGCGGCCCCCGCCGACACCGCCGACCCAGCCCGCGCGGCGCGGCTGGCCGACCACCAGCGCTTTGTCGAGGCCGGTCGGGCGCGCCTGCGCGAGTCGCGCCCGACCGCACGCTCAAGCCAGCCCGAGCTTCCGAGCGGCCATGAGCAGCGCAACCTAACCCCAGACAACGCCTATCAGGCATACGAGCAGGCGGTAGCGCGGGCGGGCGACCGCGAGGTTGGGCTGTGGTTCAACCCCAACACCGGCGAGTACGCTGTGACCGTCGGCAGCGAGCACGCCGTACGTTCGCCCGATGGCGAGGGCTGGCAGGGCACGCTACACATCCACCGCAACCCCGAGAACATCCTAACCCTGCGCAACCCAGCGCCCGCCGATGTCTGGAACACGGTGATGGCGGCACTGCGCAACGGCAGGCCGACCACCGAGTTTGTCGAGGCCCAGCTGCCCGATGGCTCGCGGCGCACCACCGCCGTCACCGTCGACCCGAGCACGCGCGCGGTCACGCTAGAGTATCACACGCCTGAGGGCGAGGTGAGACGCCAGACATTCGACTCGATCGACGCCTATGTGGCCGAGTATACCAGCCGCGACCGCGCGATCGACCCGGAGAGCAGCGCGTATCGCTGGATGATCCACGACCTGGATGACTACTACAATGCGCGGCGACGCGATGCGGGCGTGCGCACCGCAGCGGGAACATTGCCCCCCGAGCCAGGCCATGCGCAGCCCCATAGCGACACGCCTGCGGCAGCGCCGCCAAGCGCCGCGCAGCATCCGGCAGGCGCGGCCACCGGCCCCGAGGCCCCGGCGGCCCAGCACGCCCTCGCCGATCTGCTCTACCAGCTGCAGCAGCCCGCCCGCCCGCACCCGCCAGCTGGGCTTTCGCCTGTGCACGCCGCCGCGCGCGAGATCATCCGCAGCGTCGGCGACTGGCGCAGCGGCATCGGGCGCATGCTAGCGGGGATAGAGCATAGCGGCGAGCGCGCTCGTGCGGCGAGCGCCCTGGTCGAGGCCCGCCAGCGCATCATCGACTACGTCTACGAGCGTGTGCTTCGCGCCTACCCCGATGTCTACATGACCAATGCGGGCACCATAGCGCTCACCAGCGATATCGACATCACCATCAAGCCGATCGAGCAGCGCGCCGACTTTCAGGGCACGCCCCGCGATCCCGCAGCCCAGCTGCGCTCAGCCGCCGAGGCGGCGCAGTTCTTCGCCGATCAGCTGCGCGCCACCGTGGGCGGCGAGATCGACCATGTGATCGACACCAACATCTATGGCTATGCTGGCGAGGGCAACATGGGGGCTGCGGCCAGCACACCCCAGGGCCGCGCCACGCTGGCCGACGCCAGCAGCGTCGCCGGGTTTGCCGCGCAGCTGCGCGGCCAGGGGCCAGAGGCATGGGCGCGCTTCCTCAGCGAGCTAAACGCCCGCTTCGCCAGCGACACCACGCCCGAGGGACAGGCCGCCGCCGCCCGCCTGCGCGGCCTGGTCGAGTCGGCCCGCAGCTTCGCCGCCGCCCGCGAGGGCGAGTACAGCCGCACCCGCGAGGCCACACAGGCCACCCACCCCGACGCCACCAGCGCCGTGATCGATCGGATGACCCGCGAGGCGCTCATCCGCCAACACTCGGCGGAGCTTGCCAGCGAGTTTGCGCGCACCCCGCCCGATCTGGCCCGCATCGCCGAGCTTCAGGCCCAGATCCGCTGGTTCCAGACCGATGCCTATGTCAGCAGCGGGGCGATCGATCAGGCGGTCACGCACCAGCAGGGTCGCCGCGCCGCTGGCAGCAGCGCCGCAGCGGCGAACGCGGGCGATGCGGCCTCCCAGCGCAGCCGCCAGGATCTTGAGCAGCGCCTCACTGCGGCGCGGCAGGCCCTGGCCGACCTGAACGCCCAGTCGCCACCCGCCCCCGAGGCCGAGCGCCAGCGTGCGCGCGATCATCTTGAAAACCTTGAGCGGCAGCTCTTCGACGAGGTGCGCGCCGATTTCGCCCTGCTGGATCAGGTCGATCAGCGACACGCCCCCCAGCCGACCGATCGGCTCGCCTCCTCGGCTGCGGCGGCCTCGGAGAACCTCGGCATGATGCAGCATCATCTGGCCGCCAGTGGCACCACCCTCGGCGCACGGGTGAAGATCGCCTGCAAGTATGGGGGCCGCATCCTGCTGGCCGAGCATCTGGCCGGGCTCGGCACTAGCTCGCCCGAGATTCAGGCGCTGATCGGGCTGTTTACCTCAAGCCGCTGGTCGGCGTTCGAGGGCAGCGCCATGCCCGATCTCCTGATCAGCCGCATGCTGATTCACTATGCCATGACAAATGGTATGGCGCATCAGGTGATCCGCGATACGGCGGGCCGGGCCACCGGGGTGCGCGATACCGTGCGCGAGGCATTTATCGCGGGCGTGCAGACTTGGGCACCGCAGGCGGTTATACGGCTGCACCTGATCGAGTCGACCGCACCACGACCTGCTGCGCCACAGGCACCGCAGCAGCCCGCACCCGCACAGGCCGCGCCCGCACCACAGCCCGCGCCACAGCCCGCGCCCGCGCCACAGGCGGCACCCGCACAGGCCGCGCCCGCGCCACAAAGGCCGCCGCGCACCAACGCGAGCATGGTGCAGAGCGGGACAGCCCGCTACGTCGATCCGCTCGGCCAGATCACCGCAGCGGGCGCGGCATTCCTGCGCAGCCACTTCGAGCGCGCAACCCAGACCGGCAGCCGATCCACAGCCACGATGAGCGATGCCGAACTATCCCACGAGCTTGCGCAGAACTGGCGCTGGCTTGAGGCGCTGAACTTGGCCGAGCTAGCGCACCAGTGGCAGGCGCTCGGCGGCCCCGTGACCGATCTGCGCAGCCGGGCTAGCGGCACCGCGTTCGCCTTCGCACGCGCATCGATCAGCATGCGCTCGCTGCTCCGCTATATCAACCGCGCTATCGCCGCCCATACCAGCCTGCCGCCCGGCAACGGCAACGTGCTCAACACCGACACTGGCACCTATCTGCGGCAGCTCATAGCCAGCAACGACCCGCTGATCACACCTATCATCAATGAGATCAAGAGCCGATTTCCCAACGACTGGCGGCAGTTCGAGCGGGGCGGGCGGATGGCCATGTTTGGCGATACGACTGGCGCTATCGGCAACAAGCAGCCCGATATTGTAGAGATCGACCTGGCAGCGCGGCGGATCGCGATCACCGACATCACCCAGGCATACAATGATCCACGCCACCACCTGAAGACAGCCCTCTACATGCGGGTGTTCGAGTCGATGTTCTCTGGCTTCACGGTGGTGGGCAGCGACTACCGCAGGCCCGGCCAATCGCGCGATTTCTAG